A single genomic interval of Oceanithermus profundus DSM 14977 harbors:
- the hflX gene encoding GTPase HflX: MNKLYGNVQGLKPSLKKKLGNLYRRRVPANRLYTAELARTLAQLSAEVGRPVSLLLARNGQMRAVAVGDAAALPVPEHAYLESRLSGYRIVHTHLGGGGLSAPDLSTLFLHRYDSIVALDVEEGRPTRAHLAHLVPPEAEEEDWRIYPARPWDAYLQWDYGAALAALEEELARRADLRELEDGSGERVILVGIDEGQGPEAELRLDELAELARTAGGVVVHRELVYRPTLDPRYAVGRGKLDELTSVAYHENAGTLIFGVDLTPAQAGAIEQATQLKVLDRTQLILDIFARHARTPQAEAQVELAQLRYLLPRLVGKGKQLSRLGGGIGTRGPGETKLEVDRRRIGERIHRLTREIERIAKQRREARKSRKRNRVPVVAIVGYTNAGKTTLLRALTRKGDAGENKLFATLRPLTRRGYLPGYGEVLFTDTVGFIRDMPPALVTAFRATLEELFEADLVLHVVDATADGALEHHRVVEDRLVEMGLEAPRLVVVNKIDRADPFDRMRLEEQLDGVAVSALEGRGLEDLASRIVRVLIGSGLPAQPWAQYDVRPMG, encoded by the coding sequence ATGAACAAACTCTACGGAAACGTCCAAGGACTCAAACCTTCCCTGAAAAAGAAGCTCGGGAACCTGTACCGCCGGCGGGTTCCCGCGAACCGGCTCTACACCGCGGAGCTGGCGCGCACCCTGGCCCAGCTCTCCGCCGAGGTGGGGCGACCGGTCAGCCTGCTGCTCGCCCGCAACGGTCAGATGCGCGCGGTCGCCGTCGGCGACGCCGCGGCGCTGCCCGTGCCCGAGCACGCCTACCTGGAGTCGCGGCTCTCGGGTTACCGCATCGTGCACACCCACCTGGGCGGCGGCGGCCTGAGCGCCCCCGACCTCTCCACCCTCTTCCTGCACCGCTACGATTCGATCGTCGCCCTCGACGTCGAGGAGGGGCGGCCCACCCGGGCCCACCTGGCCCACCTGGTGCCCCCCGAGGCCGAAGAGGAAGACTGGCGCATCTACCCCGCGCGCCCCTGGGACGCCTACCTGCAGTGGGACTACGGCGCGGCGCTGGCCGCGCTCGAAGAGGAGCTGGCGCGTCGGGCCGACCTGCGCGAGCTCGAGGACGGCTCGGGCGAGCGCGTCATCCTCGTTGGCATCGACGAGGGGCAGGGCCCCGAGGCCGAACTGCGCCTCGACGAGCTGGCCGAGCTGGCGCGCACCGCGGGGGGCGTGGTGGTGCACCGGGAGCTGGTCTACCGCCCCACCCTGGACCCGCGCTACGCGGTGGGCCGCGGCAAGCTCGACGAACTCACCAGCGTGGCCTACCACGAGAACGCGGGCACCCTGATCTTCGGCGTCGACCTCACGCCGGCCCAGGCGGGGGCGATCGAGCAAGCGACCCAGCTCAAGGTGCTCGACCGCACCCAGCTGATCCTCGACATCTTCGCGCGGCACGCCCGCACCCCCCAGGCCGAGGCCCAGGTGGAGCTGGCCCAGCTGCGCTACCTGCTGCCGCGGCTTGTCGGTAAGGGCAAGCAGCTCAGCCGCCTGGGCGGCGGCATCGGCACCCGGGGGCCGGGCGAGACCAAGCTCGAGGTCGACCGCCGGCGCATCGGCGAGCGCATCCACCGCCTGACCCGCGAGATCGAGCGCATCGCCAAGCAGCGCCGCGAGGCGCGCAAGTCGCGCAAGCGCAACCGCGTGCCCGTCGTGGCCATCGTCGGTTACACCAACGCCGGCAAGACGACGCTGCTCCGGGCCCTGACCCGCAAGGGCGACGCGGGCGAGAACAAGCTCTTCGCCACGCTGCGGCCGCTCACCCGCCGCGGCTACCTGCCCGGCTACGGCGAGGTCCTCTTCACCGACACCGTGGGCTTCATCCGCGACATGCCCCCGGCGCTGGTGACGGCCTTCCGCGCCACCCTCGAGGAGCTCTTCGAGGCCGACTTGGTGCTCCACGTGGTGGACGCGACCGCGGACGGCGCCCTCGAACACCACCGCGTGGTCGAGGATCGGCTCGTGGAGATGGGGCTCGAGGCGCCGCGGCTCGTCGTCGTCAACAAGATCGACCGCGCCGACCCCTTCGACCGCATGCGGCTGGAGGAGCAGCTCGACGGGGTCGCGGTCTCGGCCCTCGAGGGCCGGGGCCTCGAGGATCTAGCCAGCCGGATCGTGCGGGTCCTGATCGGCTCGGGCCTGCCCGCCCAGCCCTGGGCGCAGTACGACGTGCGCCCGATGGGGTAG
- a CDS encoding peptidylprolyl isomerase, which translates to MHKRSFPILLILALLAAPALAAAETVVARVGDHVITQADLDLQFDLFLRQSTGGAALSDEARAQLAPLKKQYLQRMVQDAVVVQAAERLGLAPDEATIDRRVEQAKQRLSGEAAFLAALKQYGIPDVATYRRMTYDAMAYKAMIGWIRQRLRISEAATRMLYLLDREAYAEPEQICTAHILVPSREEAEDVIARLKGGADFAELAREVSQDPGSAPRGGDLGCVALGRFVPEFERAALALQPGQVSEPVQTQFGWHVIRMNDRRPARVLPYEEVRGQIRAKIEGLAIERFVKNLVAHADAEVYPDRVQ; encoded by the coding sequence ATGCACAAACGATCCTTTCCGATCCTGCTGATTCTCGCCCTGCTCGCCGCGCCGGCGCTGGCGGCCGCCGAGACCGTGGTGGCCCGCGTGGGCGACCACGTCATCACCCAGGCCGACTTGGACCTGCAGTTCGACCTCTTCCTGCGCCAGAGCACCGGCGGCGCGGCGCTCAGCGACGAGGCCCGGGCCCAGCTGGCGCCGCTCAAGAAGCAGTACCTCCAGCGCATGGTGCAGGACGCCGTCGTCGTCCAGGCGGCCGAACGGCTGGGTCTCGCACCCGACGAGGCCACGATCGACCGCCGCGTCGAGCAGGCCAAGCAGCGCCTTTCCGGCGAGGCCGCCTTCCTCGCCGCGCTCAAGCAGTACGGCATCCCCGACGTGGCCACCTACCGGCGCATGACCTACGACGCCATGGCCTACAAGGCCATGATCGGCTGGATCCGCCAGCGCCTGCGGATCTCGGAGGCCGCCACCCGCATGCTCTACCTGCTCGACCGGGAGGCCTACGCCGAGCCCGAGCAGATCTGCACCGCGCACATCCTGGTGCCCAGCCGTGAGGAGGCCGAGGACGTGATCGCCCGGCTCAAGGGCGGCGCCGACTTCGCCGAGTTGGCTCGGGAAGTGTCCCAGGACCCGGGCTCCGCCCCGCGCGGAGGCGACCTGGGCTGCGTCGCCCTGGGCCGCTTCGTGCCCGAGTTTGAGCGGGCCGCCCTCGCGCTGCAGCCCGGTCAGGTCTCCGAACCGGTCCAGACCCAGTTCGGCTGGCACGTGATTCGCATGAACGACCGCCGGCCTGCGCGGGTGCTCCCCTACGAGGAGGTGCGGGGGCAGATCCGCGCCAAGATCGAAGGCCTGGCCATCGAGCGCTTCGTCAAGAACCTGGTGGCGCACGCCGACGCGGAGGTCTACCCCGACCGCGTGCAGTGA
- the queG gene encoding tRNA epoxyqueuosine(34) reductase QueG, whose amino-acid sequence MNPLEELAHAARRRGFDVHPAPARLPEAWGRAYLDWLEAGRHAGMDYLARDPHARIDPARRFPWFRGALVLGLSYAYPEPPRPAGGLRLGRVARYAWVRDYHLRIEPHLCALEDLCARLGGQCRGYVDYGPVLERAYAAASGGGWIGRNGLWLTQSGGSYQHLAVLLTSWPVEPAQPHPNRCGRCAACVAGCPTGAIVADGVVDARRCVSYWTIEHRGLVPLERWAGIGDWLFGCDDCQTVCPWNRRPRAADPLPDPELAWPDLNAFFSLSSRAFARRYAGSAFVRSGRASLARNALIVLANRDPEALAGLLPAALDDPSERVRATAAAAAARTGRADQAARALGSLGEAARSYVARALELFG is encoded by the coding sequence ATGAACCCGCTCGAGGAACTCGCCCACGCCGCCCGTCGGCGTGGGTTCGACGTGCACCCCGCTCCGGCGCGCCTGCCCGAGGCCTGGGGCCGCGCCTACCTGGACTGGCTCGAGGCGGGAAGGCACGCCGGCATGGACTACCTGGCGCGCGACCCCCACGCGCGCATCGATCCCGCGCGCCGCTTCCCCTGGTTCCGCGGCGCGCTGGTGCTCGGCCTTTCCTACGCCTACCCCGAGCCGCCCCGGCCGGCGGGCGGACTGCGGCTGGGGCGGGTGGCGCGTTACGCCTGGGTGCGCGACTACCACCTGCGGATCGAGCCCCACCTGTGCGCGCTCGAGGACCTTTGCGCCCGCCTGGGAGGGCAGTGCCGCGGCTACGTGGATTACGGGCCGGTGCTCGAGCGCGCCTACGCCGCGGCCTCGGGCGGCGGCTGGATCGGGCGCAACGGCCTGTGGCTCACCCAGAGCGGCGGCAGCTACCAGCATCTGGCGGTGCTCCTCACCTCCTGGCCGGTGGAGCCCGCACAGCCGCACCCGAACCGCTGCGGCCGCTGCGCCGCCTGCGTGGCGGGCTGCCCCACCGGGGCGATCGTCGCCGACGGGGTCGTGGACGCCCGCCGCTGCGTCAGCTACTGGACGATCGAGCACCGCGGCCTCGTTCCCCTGGAACGCTGGGCCGGCATCGGCGACTGGCTCTTCGGCTGCGACGACTGCCAGACGGTCTGCCCCTGGAACCGCAGGCCGCGCGCCGCGGATCCCCTTCCCGATCCGGAGCTGGCCTGGCCCGACCTGAACGCCTTCTTTTCGCTTTCCAGCCGGGCGTTCGCGCGGCGCTACGCCGGCAGCGCCTTCGTTCGCAGCGGCCGGGCGTCGCTGGCGCGCAACGCCCTGATCGTCCTCGCCAACCGCGACCCGGAGGCGCTCGCGGGCCTCCTGCCCGCGGCGCTGGATGACCCCAGCGAGCGGGTCCGGGCCACTGCGGCCGCCGCCGCCGCGCGCACCGGCAGGGCCGACCAAGCCGCCCGCGCGCTCGGCTCGTTGGGCGAGGCCGCGCGCAGCTACGTGGCCCGCGCGCTAGAGCTCTTCGGCTAG
- a CDS encoding metallophosphoesterase family protein, whose product MRLGLFSDVHANFPALEATLGALDDEGVDFLLCLGDVVGYGPHPREVVQLLRRRNIVCTLGSSDANLAFPFAKTEREGVADEILNWTREQLTDEELHWLRYLPVTYRLHTPFGRLRGFHGLPYQPEKRFPLSKPTAELLPVFERLASRIVVTGGSHVPFHRQVGDYWLIDPGSVGMTLGGEPGADAMILTIAEDAVEVETLKIDYDIGQTVFDVQAWGLPDVVAQAIRNGGLAEEL is encoded by the coding sequence ATGCGCCTCGGCCTGTTTTCGGACGTCCACGCCAACTTCCCGGCCCTGGAGGCCACGTTGGGGGCGCTGGACGACGAAGGCGTGGACTTCCTCCTCTGCCTCGGCGACGTGGTGGGCTACGGGCCGCACCCGCGCGAGGTGGTCCAGCTCCTGCGCCGGCGCAACATCGTCTGCACGCTCGGCTCCTCCGACGCCAACCTGGCCTTCCCCTTCGCCAAGACCGAGCGCGAGGGGGTGGCCGACGAGATCCTCAACTGGACCCGCGAACAACTAACCGACGAGGAGCTGCACTGGCTGCGCTACCTGCCCGTCACCTACCGCCTCCACACCCCTTTCGGCCGGCTGCGCGGTTTTCACGGCCTTCCCTACCAGCCGGAAAAGCGCTTTCCGCTCTCCAAGCCCACGGCCGAGCTGCTCCCCGTCTTCGAACGGCTGGCGAGCCGCATCGTCGTCACCGGCGGCAGCCACGTGCCCTTCCACCGGCAGGTGGGCGACTACTGGCTGATCGATCCCGGCTCGGTGGGCATGACGCTGGGCGGCGAGCCGGGGGCCGACGCCATGATCCTCACGATCGCGGAGGACGCCGTCGAGGTGGAAACGCTCAAGATCGACTACGACATCGGCCAGACCGTCTTCGACGTGCAGGCCTGGGGGCTTCCGGACGTGGTGGCCCAGGCGATCCGCAACGGCGGCCTAGCCGAAGAGCTCTAG
- the lnt gene encoding apolipoprotein N-acyltransferase: MAAFLLGAALALSLPPFTWGWLAPLPLALLLRIWTGPRRTRAAFLAGLGFWGVHLIWLPQSFTAMFGGLGALPFVPMIAAEAGFWALLVYLLGGRGLALVGGWLLLDYLRANLGVLAFPWGDLGYALTEAPGRMLAALGGVHLLTLVVLLTAYALARGRYLVLLPWALLWLWPLPQAAGGERALLVQGAIDPLAKVQGLDAGRRYLELTRAGLAANPEARVVVWPETAVPQLPDGLEAGLGPRALVAGVAAYEGGYRNRVVWWQDGGVRAVYDKHRLVPFGEFFPWRPVLGWVYGYFFDAFGLGPLADTVAGTRIEPLGPYGAYVCYESVFPGIARRLVREGARVLVNVSNDAWFGPSFGAAQHFAMGRLRAVETGRWLLRAGNDGITAVVDPYGRVTARLERGRPGVLAGAYALLDGRTPYVRLGEAPVFLLALGLLLLGRAPRRGPF; the protein is encoded by the coding sequence ATGGCGGCCTTTCTCCTGGGCGCGGCGCTGGCGCTCTCGCTGCCCCCGTTCACCTGGGGCTGGCTCGCGCCGCTGCCGCTCGCCCTGCTGCTGCGGATCTGGACCGGGCCGCGCCGGACGCGCGCGGCCTTTCTGGCGGGCCTTGGGTTCTGGGGGGTGCACCTGATCTGGCTGCCCCAGAGCTTCACCGCGATGTTCGGCGGGCTCGGGGCCCTGCCCTTCGTACCCATGATCGCGGCCGAGGCGGGTTTCTGGGCCCTGCTCGTCTACCTCCTGGGCGGGCGCGGCCTCGCGCTGGTGGGGGGCTGGCTGCTCCTCGACTACCTGCGCGCCAACCTGGGGGTGCTGGCCTTCCCCTGGGGCGACCTCGGCTACGCCCTCACCGAGGCCCCCGGGCGCATGCTGGCGGCGCTGGGGGGCGTGCATCTGCTGACCCTGGTCGTCTTGCTTACGGCCTACGCGTTGGCGCGGGGGCGTTACCTGGTGCTTCTGCCCTGGGCGCTGTTGTGGTTGTGGCCGCTGCCGCAGGCGGCGGGCGGGGAACGGGCCCTGCTCGTGCAGGGTGCGATCGACCCGCTGGCCAAGGTGCAGGGGCTGGACGCCGGACGGCGCTACCTGGAGCTGACCCGAGCGGGCCTGGCGGCGAACCCGGAGGCGAGGGTGGTGGTCTGGCCCGAGACCGCGGTGCCGCAGCTGCCGGACGGGCTCGAGGCCGGGCTGGGTCCGCGCGCGCTCGTCGCGGGCGTCGCCGCCTACGAGGGGGGCTACCGCAACCGGGTCGTCTGGTGGCAGGACGGTGGGGTGCGCGCGGTCTACGACAAGCACCGCCTGGTGCCCTTCGGCGAGTTCTTTCCCTGGCGGCCGGTTCTGGGCTGGGTCTACGGCTACTTCTTCGACGCCTTCGGCCTGGGGCCGCTCGCGGACACCGTCGCGGGCACCCGCATCGAGCCCCTGGGGCCCTACGGCGCCTACGTCTGCTACGAGTCGGTCTTTCCCGGAATCGCCCGCAGGCTGGTGCGCGAGGGGGCGCGGGTTTTGGTGAACGTCAGCAACGACGCCTGGTTCGGCCCCAGCTTCGGCGCGGCGCAGCACTTCGCCATGGGCCGTTTGCGGGCGGTGGAGACGGGCCGCTGGCTCCTGCGCGCGGGCAACGACGGCATCACCGCGGTGGTGGACCCCTACGGCCGCGTGACCGCCAGGCTCGAGCGCGGCCGGCCGGGCGTGCTCGCGGGCGCCTACGCCCTGCTGGACGGGCGCACCCCTTACGTGCGCCTGGGCGAGGCCCCGGTCTTCCTGCTCGCCCTGGGGCTGCTCCTCCTCGGGCGAGCGCCGCGCCGCGGTCCTTTCTGA
- the purH gene encoding bifunctional phosphoribosylaminoimidazolecarboxamide formyltransferase/IMP cyclohydrolase, whose product MRALLSVSDKTGLLEFARGLAELGFELVSTGGTARALMDAGLTVTPVERVTGFPEVLAGRVKTLHPHVHAGVLARADQLDELRELGVAPFDLVAVNLYPFERTVAAGAGAAEALEQIDIGGPTLLRAAAKNHPRVWVVARPEDYPAVLAALAADDAEAAARLRERLAARAFAHTAAYDAAIAAWFSDRLEGPFPERRLLVLDKAGDLRYGENPHQAAALYRVRGETGPLLEAEQLSGKAMSFNNYGDAEAAWNLVSAFEEPAAVAVKHQNPCGAAVAPTLAEAFQKAHDADPVSIFGGIVALNRPVDAATAEKLAPIFLEVVLAPEFAPEALERLARKKNLRLLRVPEPARGGYLDLRRLRGGLLVQDADVAPLEEAELRVVTRSAPSEAEWADLRFAWKVVRALRSNAIALARDGATVGLGMGQTSRIDAARHALEQAGEAARGAVMASDAFFPFDDVVRLAADYGVRAVIQPGGSKRDADSIAAADAAGMAMVFTGLRVFRH is encoded by the coding sequence ATGCGCGCCTTGCTTTCGGTATCGGACAAGACGGGTTTGCTGGAGTTCGCGCGGGGGCTCGCGGAGCTGGGCTTCGAGCTGGTCTCCACCGGAGGGACGGCCCGCGCGCTCATGGACGCCGGGCTCACGGTCACGCCGGTCGAGCGGGTCACCGGTTTCCCCGAGGTGCTGGCCGGGCGGGTGAAGACCTTGCACCCCCACGTGCACGCCGGGGTGCTGGCGCGCGCCGACCAGCTCGACGAGCTCCGGGAGCTCGGCGTCGCGCCCTTCGACCTGGTCGCCGTCAACCTCTACCCCTTCGAGCGCACCGTGGCCGCGGGGGCGGGGGCGGCGGAGGCGCTCGAGCAGATCGACATCGGCGGCCCCACGCTGCTGCGCGCCGCGGCCAAGAACCACCCCCGGGTCTGGGTCGTGGCGCGGCCCGAGGACTACCCCGCGGTGCTCGCGGCGCTTGCCGCAGACGACGCCGAGGCCGCCGCGCGACTGCGCGAGCGCCTGGCCGCGCGCGCCTTCGCCCACACCGCCGCCTACGACGCCGCGATCGCCGCCTGGTTCTCGGATCGGCTGGAAGGACCCTTCCCCGAACGCAGGCTGCTCGTCCTCGACAAGGCCGGGGACCTGCGATACGGCGAGAACCCCCACCAGGCCGCGGCGCTCTACCGGGTGCGGGGCGAGACCGGGCCGCTGCTGGAAGCCGAGCAGCTTTCGGGCAAGGCGATGAGCTTCAACAACTACGGCGACGCCGAGGCCGCCTGGAACCTGGTGAGCGCCTTCGAGGAGCCGGCGGCGGTGGCCGTGAAGCACCAGAACCCCTGCGGCGCGGCCGTGGCGCCCACGCTCGCCGAGGCCTTCCAGAAGGCCCACGACGCCGATCCGGTGAGCATCTTCGGGGGCATCGTCGCCCTCAACCGCCCCGTGGACGCGGCCACCGCCGAGAAGCTGGCGCCGATCTTCCTCGAGGTGGTGCTGGCGCCGGAGTTTGCCCCCGAGGCCCTGGAGCGGCTCGCACGCAAGAAGAACCTGCGGCTCCTGCGGGTGCCCGAGCCGGCGCGGGGCGGCTACCTGGACCTAAGGCGGTTGCGCGGCGGCCTGCTGGTCCAGGACGCCGACGTGGCGCCGCTGGAGGAGGCGGAGCTGCGCGTGGTCACCCGGAGCGCCCCCAGCGAGGCCGAATGGGCCGACCTGCGCTTCGCCTGGAAGGTGGTGCGGGCGCTGCGCTCCAACGCCATCGCGCTGGCGCGGGACGGAGCGACGGTGGGACTGGGCATGGGGCAGACCAGCCGCATCGACGCTGCGCGGCACGCGCTCGAGCAGGCTGGCGAGGCCGCCCGCGGCGCGGTGATGGCCTCCGACGCCTTCTTCCCCTTTGACGACGTGGTCCGCCTCGCCGCCGACTACGGCGTGCGCGCGGTCATCCAGCCGGGGGGCTCGAAGCGCGACGCCGACTCGATCGCCGCGGCGGACGCGGCCGGCATGGCCATGGTCTTCACCGGGCTGCGGGTCTTCCGCCACTAA
- a CDS encoding uracil-DNA glycosylase: MSLEELAAQAAHCTACRLHEGRTHVVFGEGDPDAKLMIVGEGPGADEDAQGRPFVGRAGQLLDRILEAAGIPRSSVYITNIVKCRPPGNRNPLPDEAKICSSLWLLKQIELIRPQIIVPLGSVATQFFLGEKLPITKVRGQWFEWNGIQVFPMFHPAYLLRNPSRAPGSPKALTWKDIQTVKQTLDRLGPKPEREIKASAQDPLF; the protein is encoded by the coding sequence ATGAGCCTGGAAGAGCTTGCCGCTCAGGCCGCCCACTGCACCGCCTGCCGGCTGCACGAAGGGCGCACCCACGTGGTCTTCGGCGAGGGCGACCCCGACGCCAAGCTGATGATCGTGGGCGAGGGGCCGGGGGCCGACGAGGACGCCCAGGGCCGCCCCTTCGTGGGCCGCGCCGGCCAGCTGCTCGACCGCATCCTCGAGGCCGCGGGCATCCCCCGCTCGAGCGTCTACATCACCAACATCGTCAAGTGCCGCCCTCCGGGCAACCGCAACCCCCTGCCCGACGAGGCCAAGATCTGCAGCTCGCTGTGGCTGCTCAAGCAGATCGAGCTGATCCGGCCGCAGATCATCGTGCCGCTCGGATCGGTGGCCACCCAGTTCTTCCTGGGCGAGAAGCTTCCCATCACCAAGGTGCGCGGGCAGTGGTTCGAGTGGAACGGCATCCAGGTCTTCCCGATGTTCCACCCCGCCTACCTGCTGCGCAACCCCTCGCGCGCCCCGGGCAGCCCCAAGGCGCTGACCTGGAAGGACATCCAGACGGTCAAGCAGACGCTCGACCGGCTCGGCCCCAAACCCGAACGCGAGATCAAGGCCTCCGCCCAGGACCCCCTCTTCTGA
- the guaA gene encoding glutamine-hydrolyzing GMP synthase has product MSVVILDFGSQYTHLIARRIRELHAYSVVLPGPAPLERVRAHAPEAVVLSGGPSSVFDPAAMRPDEGVFGLGVPVLGICYGMQYLAQRFGGRVERGGRAEYGKAWLTRFEGPLFEGLSGEVQVWMSHADAVTELPPGWRAVAATEENPVAAIQDDAGRFFGVQFHPEVAHTPKGMTILENFLRVAGVRRDWTPDHALDAALEEVRGRAGGERVLLAVSGGVDSSTLALLLARAGVDHTAVFVDHGLLRLGEREEVERALASAGVNLVTVDARERFLAALEGVGDPEAKRKIIGREFVEVFKEQAARLGPFRFLAQGTLYPDVIESAGGTGAANIKSHHNVGGLPAELGFELLEPFRYLFKDEVRELGLLLGLPDTVRLRHPFPGPGLAIRILGPVDEEKLDILRRADDLFISALKDHGLYDEVWQALAVLTPVRSVGVTGDERRYGYVLALRAVTSVDGMTADWARLPHDFLDEVARKIPQRIPEIGRVVYDLTSKPPGTIEWE; this is encoded by the coding sequence ATGAGCGTCGTCATCCTCGACTTCGGTTCCCAGTACACCCACCTGATCGCGCGCCGCATCCGCGAGCTGCACGCCTATTCGGTGGTGCTGCCCGGCCCCGCGCCGCTCGAGCGGGTGCGGGCGCACGCGCCCGAGGCGGTCGTCCTCTCGGGCGGGCCCAGCTCGGTCTTCGACCCCGCGGCGATGCGGCCCGACGAGGGCGTCTTCGGGCTGGGCGTGCCGGTGCTGGGCATCTGCTATGGCATGCAGTACCTGGCGCAGCGCTTCGGCGGCCGGGTCGAGCGCGGCGGCCGCGCCGAGTACGGCAAGGCCTGGCTGACCCGCTTCGAGGGCCCGCTCTTCGAGGGGCTCTCGGGCGAGGTGCAGGTCTGGATGAGCCACGCCGACGCCGTTACCGAGCTGCCTCCGGGCTGGCGCGCGGTCGCCGCCACCGAGGAGAACCCGGTCGCGGCGATCCAGGACGACGCGGGCCGCTTCTTCGGCGTGCAGTTCCACCCGGAGGTGGCCCACACCCCCAAGGGGATGACGATCCTCGAGAACTTCCTGCGCGTCGCCGGGGTGCGGCGGGACTGGACGCCCGACCACGCCCTCGACGCCGCGCTGGAAGAGGTGCGCGGCCGGGCCGGCGGCGAGCGGGTGCTGCTCGCGGTCAGCGGCGGGGTGGACTCGAGCACCCTGGCCCTGCTGCTGGCCCGCGCCGGGGTGGACCACACCGCCGTCTTCGTGGACCACGGCCTGTTGCGCCTGGGCGAGCGCGAAGAGGTGGAGCGGGCGCTGGCGTCCGCCGGCGTGAACCTGGTCACGGTGGACGCGCGCGAACGCTTCCTCGCGGCCCTCGAAGGGGTCGGCGACCCCGAGGCCAAGCGCAAGATCATCGGCCGCGAGTTCGTCGAGGTCTTCAAGGAACAGGCGGCGCGGCTCGGGCCCTTCCGCTTCCTGGCCCAGGGCACCCTCTACCCCGACGTCATCGAGAGCGCCGGGGGCACCGGGGCGGCCAACATCAAGAGCCACCACAACGTCGGCGGCCTGCCCGCCGAGCTGGGTTTCGAGCTGCTCGAGCCCTTCCGCTACCTCTTCAAGGACGAGGTGCGCGAGCTGGGACTCTTGCTGGGCCTGCCCGACACCGTCCGCCTGCGCCACCCCTTCCCGGGGCCGGGCCTGGCCATCCGCATCCTGGGGCCGGTCGACGAAGAAAAGCTCGACATCCTGCGCCGCGCCGACGACCTCTTCATCAGCGCCCTCAAGGACCACGGCCTCTACGACGAGGTGTGGCAGGCGCTCGCGGTGCTCACCCCCGTGCGCAGCGTCGGCGTGACCGGGGACGAGCGCCGCTACGGCTACGTCCTGGCGCTGCGGGCGGTGACCAGCGTCGACGGCATGACCGCCGACTGGGCGCGGCTGCCCCACGACTTCCTCGACGAGGTGGCGCGCAAGATTCCGCAGCGGATCCCCGAGATCGGCCGCGTCGTCTACGACCTCACCAGCAAGCCCCCGGGGACGATCGAGTGGGAGTGA
- the rnhA gene encoding ribonuclease HI has translation MACTVEVFTDGSADDKRRGGWAALLRYNKHEKLISGAEPNTTNNRMELTAAVMALRALKKPCEVHLYTDSQYLKKAFTDGWLEKWQKNGWKTASRQPVKNKDLWLALLEETARHEVHWHWTRGHAGHRENELVDREAQRQRRTLPLG, from the coding sequence ATGGCCTGCACCGTCGAAGTCTTCACCGACGGCTCCGCCGACGACAAGCGGCGCGGCGGTTGGGCGGCGCTGCTCAGGTACAACAAGCACGAAAAACTCATCAGCGGCGCGGAGCCGAACACCACCAACAACCGCATGGAGCTGACCGCCGCGGTGATGGCGCTCAGGGCGCTCAAGAAGCCCTGCGAGGTGCACCTCTACACCGACTCGCAGTACCTCAAGAAGGCCTTCACCGACGGCTGGCTCGAGAAGTGGCAGAAGAACGGCTGGAAGACGGCGAGCAGGCAGCCGGTGAAGAACAAGGACCTCTGGCTGGCGCTGCTCGAGGAGACGGCGCGCCACGAGGTCCACTGGCACTGGACCCGCGGCCACGCCGGTCACCGCGAGAACGAACTCGTGGACAGGGAAGCCCAGCGGCAGCGGCGCACGCTGCCGCTGGGCTGA
- a CDS encoding thioredoxin family protein, which translates to MAVMESQMVPLGSPAPGFDLPDVVSGRNVSLHDFTGRPLLVAFMSNHCPYARHIEAKLAEVANAYAGRGVATVWISSNDVENYPADAPEKLAEQARRVGARFPYLYDASQEVAKAYKAVCTPDLFLYDAEHKLFYRGRFDATRPDKGTPSGEDLIRALDALLAGQDPPEPQHPSMGCNIKWKPGNEPDYFG; encoded by the coding sequence CTGCCCGACGTGGTGAGCGGGCGGAACGTAAGCCTGCACGACTTCACGGGCCGGCCGCTCCTGGTCGCCTTCATGAGCAACCACTGCCCCTACGCCCGCCATATCGAGGCCAAGCTGGCCGAGGTGGCGAACGCCTACGCCGGGCGCGGGGTGGCCACGGTCTGGATCTCGAGCAACGACGTGGAGAACTACCCCGCCGACGCCCCCGAGAAGCTGGCCGAGCAGGCGCGGCGCGTGGGCGCGCGCTTCCCCTACCTCTACGACGCCAGCCAGGAGGTGGCGAAGGCCTACAAGGCCGTGTGCACCCCCGACCTGTTCCTCTACGACGCCGAACACAAGCTCTTCTACCGCGGCCGGTTCGACGCCACCCGACCCGACAAGGGCACGCCCAGCGGCGAGGACCTGATCCGGGCCCTCGACGCGCTGCTGGCCGGTCAGGACCCGCCCGAGCCCCAGCACCCCAGCATGGGCTGCAACATCAAGTGGAAGCCGGGAAACGAACCCGACTACTTCGGCTAG